The following are encoded in a window of Arthrobacter woluwensis genomic DNA:
- the hpf gene encoding ribosome hibernation-promoting factor, HPF/YfiA family — protein sequence MEFMISGRNVTVSDRFREYASEKLSKLETLGDKVQRIDTKVSKKAHSRSADNDLTVEVTVLGRGPVIRAEAVSGDKFAAFDLAYGKLLERLRRAKDRRKVHHGRHTPQAVHEATASLEPPAPESPEAPAPYEIPNDIPAGDSPVLIRRKVFPATTMTVDEAVDNMELVGHAFYLFVDKETEQHSVVYRRTGWTYGVITLDPECTEAEGQEKIHAYRSDDEDAVVVA from the coding sequence ATGGAGTTCATGATCAGCGGCCGCAACGTGACTGTATCGGACCGTTTCCGCGAGTACGCGAGCGAGAAACTCTCCAAGCTGGAGACGCTGGGCGACAAGGTCCAGCGGATCGACACGAAGGTCTCCAAGAAAGCCCACTCCCGGTCGGCGGATAACGATCTCACCGTCGAGGTCACTGTTCTGGGACGTGGCCCGGTGATCCGGGCTGAGGCTGTTTCGGGTGATAAGTTCGCGGCCTTCGACCTGGCCTATGGCAAGCTCCTCGAGCGCCTGCGCCGGGCCAAGGACAGGCGCAAGGTGCATCATGGCAGGCACACCCCGCAAGCGGTGCATGAAGCCACCGCAAGCCTCGAACCACCGGCTCCGGAATCCCCTGAGGCTCCGGCGCCTTATGAGATCCCCAATGACATCCCCGCGGGTGACTCGCCCGTCCTGATCCGCCGGAAGGTCTTCCCCGCCACCACCATGACGGTGGACGAGGCCGTGGACAACATGGAGCTCGTGGGTCACGCCTTCTACCTCTTCGTGGACAAGGAGACCGAACAGCATTCCGTGGTGTACCGTCGCACGGGATGGACCTACGGCGTCATCACTCTCGATCCCGAGTGCACCGAGGCCGAGGGCCAGGAGAAGATCCACGCCTACCGCTCCGACGACGAGGATGCGGTGGTCGTCGCCTGA